One window of the Anolis sagrei isolate rAnoSag1 chromosome 5, rAnoSag1.mat, whole genome shotgun sequence genome contains the following:
- the LOC137097126 gene encoding uncharacterized protein: MVNLGSKVDGPPGLKVVLLNARSVNAICKEASTSIKLYICGCHLASRFSIAAAVPSPLPLRPDHRWGQGRARASRFSIAAAVPSPPPVRPDHCWAMESVAAAEAAILAPRLHHRCRCCDRSTAGANSSINFDIRQQLCTSEALPPRLYGLPKIHKDSTPLRPNISAIGSPTYDLAKFLAAQLQSHIGLTTHYIKYSAHFIEKISNLKLNTNDKLISFDVVSLFTMVPVPDTMARINQRFPEDITALFLHCLTTSYFQWDNEFYEQKDGVAMGSPLSPVIANFYMEHFEKQALETATKKPTIWFRYVDDTFTIWSHGEEELNRFLDHLNSIHPKIQFTMEKENEGKLPFLDVLVIRKPDQQLGHTIYRKPTHTDRYLHKNSNHHPSQKRSTIKALANRAKRICEPHLLQDELNHLNWALQANGYSTSDIRRAARPRTSHESKDEDPPRGKVFLPYIKGTSDRIGKLMRKHNIQTIYKPTKKIQQMLRSAKDKRDPLTSAGVYRIPCSCGQVYIGTTKRSAQTRIKEHERHCRLLQPEKSAIAEHLMNQPGHSILFENTEMLDHSNNHHVRLHREAIEIHKHVDNF; the protein is encoded by the exons ATGGTAAACTtgggttccaaggtagacggtcctcccggattaaaggtggtgctgttgaacgccaggtctgtcaatg caatctgcaaggaggcctctacatctataaagctctacatcTGCGGCTGCCATCTTGCGTCTCGCTTTTCCATTGCCGCCGCCGTCCCTTCACCGCTGCCGCTGCGACCGGACCACCGCTGGGGCCAGGGCCGAGCCAGGGCTTCCCGCTTCTCCATCGCCGCCGCCGTCCCCTCACCGCCGCCGGTACGACCGGACCACTGCTGGGCCATGGAGAGCGTCGCGGCCGCtgaggccgccatcttggcgccccgccttcaccatcgctgccgctgctgcgaccggtccaccgctggggcc aactcctcaatcaactttgacatacgtCAGCAGCTATGTacatcggaagcccttccacccaggctttatggactcccaaaaatccataaggactccaccccactcagacccaacataagtgccattggatcccccacatacgacctagcaaaatttcttgctgcacagttacaaagccatattgggctcactacacactacatcaagtactcagcccacttcatagaaaaaatcagcaatctcaagctaaataccaacgacaaactgatcagcttcgatgtggtatctctatttaccatggtcccggtaccAGACACCATGGCAcgcatcaaccagaggttcccagaagacatcacggctctgtttctccattgcctcaccaccagttactttcagtgggacaatgaattctacgaacagaaagatggagtagctatggggagccctctcagcccggtcatagctaacttctacatggaacactttgaaaaacaagccctggagacagcaaccaaaaagcccacgatatggttcagatatgtggatgacaccttcaccatttggagccatggagaagaagaactcaacagattcctggaccatcttaacagcatccacccaaaaatccaattcacaatggaaaaagaaaatgaaggaaaactgccttttctagatgtcctggtcatccgcaaaccagatcaacaattgggtcacaccatctacagaaaacccacacacacagatagatatctacataaaaactccaaccatcacccaagtcaaaaaagaagcaccattaaagccttggcaaaccgtgcaaaaagaatctgcgaaccccacctcctccaagatgaactgaaccacctcaactgggctctccaggccaatggatactccacctcagacatcagaagagctgcaagaccaagaacaagccacgagagtaaagatgaagatccacccagaggaaaagtgttcctgccatacatcaagggaacctctgaccgcatagggaagctgatgaggaaacataacatacaaacaatctacaaacccaccaagaaaatccaacaaatgctacgttcagcaaaggacaagagggatcctctcacctctgcaggagtctaccgtataccatgcagctgtggacaagtctacatagggaccaccaaacgcagcgcccaaacacgaatcaaggaacatgaaaggcactgcagactacttcaaccagagaagtcagccatagctgagcacctgatgaaccagcctggacacagcatattatttgagaacacagaaatgctggaccactccaacaaccaccatgtcagactacacagagaagccattgaaatccacaagcatgtggacaatttc